In Synechococcus sp. KORDI-52, one genomic interval encodes:
- the rdgB gene encoding RdgB/HAM1 family non-canonical purine NTP pyrophosphatase, translating into MKTLVIASGNAGKIREFQGLLQTLPVSVQPQPEGLEVEETGSTFAANARLKAQAVAAATGEWALADDSGLSVDALDGAPGVHSARYAPTDPERIARLLKALNGSDQRQAHFCAALCVAAPSGTVLLEVEGRCDGWITSAPRGDQGFGYDPIFEVVGTGRTFAEMPLAEKKQHGHRGKAFTLLEPKLRQLLLAS; encoded by the coding sequence ATGAAGACACTGGTGATCGCCAGCGGCAACGCCGGAAAGATTCGTGAATTCCAGGGTCTGCTGCAGACCCTGCCCGTCAGCGTGCAGCCTCAGCCTGAAGGTTTGGAGGTTGAGGAGACGGGCAGCACCTTTGCCGCCAACGCCCGGCTCAAGGCCCAGGCGGTTGCCGCCGCAACAGGGGAATGGGCCCTGGCCGACGATTCAGGCCTGAGCGTGGATGCCCTCGATGGTGCTCCGGGTGTTCACTCCGCCCGCTACGCCCCGACAGATCCGGAACGGATTGCCCGGCTGCTGAAGGCCCTGAACGGCTCAGACCAACGCCAGGCCCATTTCTGTGCGGCGCTCTGTGTTGCCGCTCCGAGCGGAACCGTCCTGCTGGAGGTGGAGGGCCGTTGCGACGGCTGGATCACATCCGCACCGCGAGGGGATCAAGGCTTCGGCTACGACCCGATTTTTGAAGTCGTCGGAACGGGCCGCACCTTCGCCGAGATGCCCTTGGCCGAGAAGAAACAGCATGGCCACCGCGGCAAAGCCTTCACCCTCCTGGAACCCAAGCTGCGGCAGTTGCTCCTGGCCAGCTGA